Proteins co-encoded in one Acidobacteriota bacterium genomic window:
- the serA gene encoding phosphoglycerate dehydrogenase gives MNATATSYPRNKIKILLLENISDAAVAELEAGNYHEITRLGGALSEAELIEAVKSVHLIGIRSKTHISRAVIDAADKLLAIGAFCIGVNQIDLQAATEKGVAVFNAPYSNTRSVAELVIGLCVMLIRKIADKNAAAHRGEWLKEAKGSYELRGKTLGIIGYGNIGSQVSIMAEAMGMQVVYFDIAIKLPHGNAKQIRELSDLLEQSDIVTLHVPSDATTRNMINSETLHKMRKGSILINYSRGDVVDLDALKTAIDEGVIVGAAVDVFPQEPEKNSDKFETVLQNLPNVILTPHIGGSTEEAQANIGLDVTAKLIKYLEFGTSEGSHTVPPVSLPPQAGTHRILHIHQNIPGVLGEINSRLSARGINIVGQYLKTNETIGYVILDIDSALSKDAFEILKDVGGTIKTRMIY, from the coding sequence ATGAATGCCACCGCCACATCCTATCCGCGTAACAAGATCAAGATCCTTTTGCTCGAGAATATTTCTGACGCTGCCGTCGCTGAGTTAGAGGCTGGTAATTACCATGAGATCACGCGACTTGGCGGGGCTTTGAGCGAGGCCGAGCTGATCGAGGCAGTGAAAAGCGTGCATCTGATCGGCATCCGGTCTAAGACGCATATCTCGAGAGCGGTTATCGACGCGGCGGACAAACTTCTTGCCATCGGAGCCTTCTGCATCGGCGTCAATCAGATCGATCTGCAGGCGGCGACGGAAAAGGGCGTCGCGGTCTTTAATGCTCCTTATTCTAATACGCGGTCCGTCGCCGAGCTTGTCATCGGCCTTTGCGTGATGCTGATCCGCAAAATTGCGGATAAGAACGCGGCCGCGCATCGCGGTGAATGGCTGAAAGAAGCAAAAGGCAGTTACGAGCTTCGCGGCAAGACACTTGGGATCATCGGCTACGGTAACATCGGTTCGCAGGTTTCGATAATGGCAGAGGCGATGGGGATGCAGGTGGTCTATTTCGACATCGCCATCAAACTGCCGCACGGGAATGCAAAACAGATCCGTGAACTCTCAGACCTGCTTGAACAGTCCGATATCGTTACTCTACACGTTCCGTCGGATGCGACCACGCGGAATATGATCAATTCCGAAACGCTCCATAAAATGCGGAAAGGCAGCATCCTGATCAATTACAGCCGCGGAGACGTCGTTGACCTTGATGCTCTGAAAACCGCGATCGACGAAGGCGTGATCGTTGGAGCCGCGGTCGATGTTTTTCCGCAGGAACCTGAAAAGAACAGCGATAAATTTGAGACGGTTCTTCAGAATCTGCCCAACGTCATTCTCACGCCGCATATCGGCGGTTCGACCGAGGAAGCCCAGGCAAACATCGGCCTCGACGTGACCGCAAAGCTCATCAAATACCTCGAATTCGGCACCTCCGAAGGCTCACACACCGTTCCGCCCGTTTCCCTGCCGCCGCAGGCCGGAACGCACCGCATACTGCACATTCACCAAAACATCCCCGGCGTCCTCGGCGAGATCAACTCACGACTCTCAGCCCGCGGCATCAACATCGTCGGCCAGTATCTCAAGACCAACGAGACGATCGGCTACGTCATCCTCGATATCGACTCGGCCCTTTCAAAGGATGCGTTCGAGATCCTGAAGGACGTGGGCGGCACGATCAAAACGCGGATGATCTACTGA
- a CDS encoding Gfo/Idh/MocA family oxidoreductase, with the protein MLRNTALAGLGLSLFGVETKAAAENETVLSELIAGSAPVGKTMIGVPLEKRDTVRVAMIGTGLRGRSILSEFVNIPNVKITAVCDVVQEKADKAKAILEKAGQPAPAVYVKGDLGYEELLKRDDIDVVYIATPWEWHVPQALAAMNAGKHACSEVPAGYTLKDLWALVDTSEKTRKHMMMMENCCYDYDELLILNIVRAGLLGDIVHGEGAYNHDLREILFETRDEGLWRRRHHTLRDSNLYPTHGLGPVANYMNINRGDRFDHMVAMNSGSLGLQEFRKEKLAADDPRQKEVYKCGDYSTNLIKTAKGRTIMVQHNVSTPRPYDRINLIQGTNGVFRDYPSRIYIEKDKGGHQWQPIDAYKAKYEHDLWRFEGEQARKLGGHGGMDYLMCWRLVQCFREGLVPDMDVYDAAAWSAPGPLSEISVQKGSMPIKFPDFTRGKWTEARMSIP; encoded by the coding sequence ATGCTGCGAAATACTGCGTTGGCGGGGCTGGGACTGAGCCTGTTTGGCGTTGAAACGAAGGCTGCGGCTGAGAATGAGACTGTGCTCAGCGAACTGATCGCAGGTTCGGCCCCGGTTGGGAAAACGATGATCGGCGTGCCGCTCGAAAAGCGCGATACGGTTCGGGTTGCGATGATCGGCACCGGACTTCGCGGACGCAGCATTCTGAGCGAATTCGTGAATATTCCGAATGTGAAGATCACGGCGGTTTGCGATGTGGTTCAGGAAAAGGCTGATAAAGCTAAGGCGATCCTTGAGAAAGCCGGCCAGCCCGCACCGGCAGTTTACGTCAAAGGCGATCTCGGCTACGAGGAATTGCTCAAACGCGACGACATCGATGTCGTCTATATCGCAACGCCCTGGGAATGGCACGTGCCGCAGGCCTTGGCGGCGATGAATGCGGGGAAACACGCGTGCAGTGAGGTTCCGGCGGGATACACGCTTAAGGATCTGTGGGCTCTCGTTGATACTTCAGAAAAGACCCGAAAGCACATGATGATGATGGAGAATTGCTGCTACGATTACGACGAGCTGCTGATCCTGAACATCGTCCGAGCCGGATTGCTCGGCGATATCGTGCACGGCGAAGGTGCGTACAATCACGACCTGCGGGAGATATTGTTTGAGACTCGTGATGAAGGTTTATGGCGCCGCAGGCATCACACTTTACGTGACAGCAATCTCTATCCCACCCACGGCCTCGGCCCGGTCGCGAATTACATGAACATCAATCGCGGCGACCGTTTTGACCACATGGTGGCGATGAACTCGGGAAGTCTGGGGCTGCAGGAATTTAGAAAAGAAAAGCTCGCGGCTGACGACCCGCGTCAAAAGGAAGTCTACAAATGCGGCGATTACAGCACAAACCTGATCAAAACCGCCAAAGGCCGGACGATCATGGTTCAGCACAACGTTTCGACACCGCGGCCGTACGACCGAATTAATCTGATCCAGGGAACCAACGGCGTGTTTCGCGATTACCCGTCGCGCATCTATATCGAAAAAGACAAAGGTGGCCACCAATGGCAGCCGATCGACGCCTACAAAGCCAAATACGAACACGACCTCTGGCGTTTCGAAGGCGAACAGGCCCGCAAACTCGGCGGCCACGGCGGCATGGATTATCTAATGTGCTGGCGTCTAGTCCAATGCTTCCGCGAAGGCCTCGTCCCCGACATGGACGTCTACGACGCCGCCGCGTGGTCGGCTCCCGGCCCTTTGAGCGAAATATCGGTCCAAAAAGGCTCGATGCCGATCAAGTTTCCGGATTTTACGAGAGGGAAATGGACGGAGGCGAGGATGTCTATACCGTAA
- the lpdA gene encoding dihydrolipoyl dehydrogenase: MAEQFDVTIIGSGPGGYVAAVRAGQLGLKVAIIEKEKDARLGGTCGLRGCIPTKALLNAAHLYEKASHFENFGLKVTGLSYDWAGVQKYKSDVVAKNSAGVTYLMKKNKATIFNGFGKIVGKGKVEVALADGKKETIETKNIIIATGSVVRPIPGFETDGKQVVNSDHILELTKVPKSMIVMGSGAVGVEFASVYHRFGCDTTVVELMDRIVPIEDADVSKELARSFKKSGIKCETGIKLDKLTKDKKGVKVSGKNSKGVDVTFEAEMLLVAVGRMPSIEGIGLENTKVVVNPRGTIKVNEYCETDEPNVFAIGDVIDTAWLAHLASKEGILVVEKIAGKKVEPIKQNLVPNCTYCDPEVASVGLTEEKAKAAGYDVKVGKFPFSASGKARILGETDGFVKIVSEKKYDEVLGVHIIGPHATELLAEACVGMALETTADELGRIIHAHPTVSEAVMEAAEGVHDLTIHM, from the coding sequence TTGGCAGAACAATTTGACGTAACAATCATCGGATCAGGACCAGGCGGCTATGTCGCTGCGGTCCGCGCGGGACAGCTTGGACTAAAGGTCGCGATCATCGAGAAGGAAAAAGATGCTCGTCTCGGCGGCACCTGCGGCCTTCGCGGCTGTATCCCGACAAAAGCTTTGCTCAACGCGGCTCATTTGTATGAAAAAGCCAGCCATTTTGAGAACTTTGGCCTCAAAGTCACGGGATTGAGCTACGACTGGGCAGGCGTTCAGAAATATAAATCCGATGTCGTCGCCAAAAACTCAGCCGGCGTGACCTATCTGATGAAAAAGAACAAAGCCACCATATTCAACGGCTTTGGCAAGATCGTCGGAAAAGGCAAGGTCGAGGTCGCTCTCGCTGACGGCAAGAAGGAGACGATCGAAACCAAGAACATCATTATCGCTACCGGTTCCGTGGTGCGTCCAATTCCGGGATTTGAAACCGACGGTAAACAGGTCGTCAATTCCGATCACATTCTTGAACTCACCAAGGTTCCGAAGTCAATGATCGTGATGGGCTCCGGAGCCGTGGGCGTGGAATTCGCGAGTGTCTACCACCGTTTCGGCTGCGATACCACGGTAGTCGAACTGATGGACCGCATCGTGCCGATCGAGGACGCGGATGTTTCGAAAGAACTCGCCCGCTCTTTTAAAAAATCCGGCATCAAATGCGAGACCGGCATCAAACTCGACAAACTGACCAAGGACAAAAAAGGCGTTAAGGTTTCCGGTAAGAATTCAAAAGGTGTTGATGTGACTTTCGAAGCTGAAATGCTCCTCGTCGCCGTCGGCCGCATGCCGTCGATCGAAGGCATCGGCCTCGAAAATACCAAGGTCGTTGTCAACCCGCGCGGCACGATCAAGGTCAACGAATACTGTGAGACCGACGAACCAAACGTTTTCGCCATCGGCGACGTGATCGACACCGCCTGGCTTGCTCACCTCGCGTCGAAGGAAGGTATTCTCGTCGTCGAAAAGATCGCCGGCAAAAAGGTCGAGCCGATCAAACAAAATCTCGTCCCGAACTGCACATACTGCGACCCCGAAGTCGCCAGCGTCGGCCTGACCGAAGAAAAAGCCAAAGCCGCAGGCTACGACGTAAAGGTCGGCAAATTCCCGTTCTCGGCGTCGGGTAAAGCTCGCATCCTCGGCGAGACTGACGGCTTCGTCAAGATCGTCTCCGAGAAAAAATACGACGAGGTCCTCGGCGTCCACATCATCGGCCCCCACGCCACCGAACTCCTTGCCGAAGCCTGCGTCGGCATGGCTCTAGAAACAACTGCCGACGAACTAGGCCGCATCATCCACGCCCACCCAACCGTTTCCGAAGCCGTAATGGAAGCCGCCGAAGGTGTGCATGATCTGACTATTCATATGTAA
- a CDS encoding sulfurtransferase: MEHSNEFLILVNDVMPNVREISVDETKERVANGATLIDVREDNEYASAHATGARHMGRGVIERDIVQTIPDKDAEIILYCGGGFRSALATDNLQKMGYTNVWSMTGGWHAWEESGSPTE, from the coding sequence ATGGAACACTCAAATGAATTCTTAATACTGGTAAATGACGTTATGCCGAACGTGCGCGAGATTTCGGTGGACGAAACGAAGGAACGCGTGGCGAATGGGGCGACTCTGATAGACGTTCGCGAGGACAATGAGTACGCCTCGGCCCACGCTACCGGTGCGAGACACATGGGCCGCGGCGTCATCGAACGCGATATCGTTCAGACGATCCCCGACAAGGATGCCGAGATCATCCTCTACTGCGGCGGCGGCTTTCGCTCAGCACTTGCGACCGATAATTTGCAAAAAATGGGCTATACGAACGTCTGGTCGATGACCGGCGGCTGGCACGCTTGGGAGGAATCAGGCTCACCAACTGAGTAA